From a single Capsicum annuum cultivar UCD-10X-F1 chromosome 12, UCD10Xv1.1, whole genome shotgun sequence genomic region:
- the LOC107850494 gene encoding O-fucosyltransferase 39 gives MSGRGGGGVVMAGVFVVLLPILFTFSYASPTVLSDLNAPKFRHSRLAKSALQRQTSNEELSELWTPLAHQGWKPCTESDGASTLPEKSEGYVQVFLDGGLNQQRMGICDAVVVAKILNATLVIPQLEVNPVWQDSSSFEDIFDVDHFINVLKDDISVVKELPDEFSWSTREYYGAAIRPTRIKTAPVHASANWYLENVSPVLQSYGIAAIAPFSHRLTFDNMPKYLQHLRCKVNFQALAFVPHIRHLGDAIINRLRYPNEENMVSDNYLREVTDLKPKQGAGKYAVLHLRFDKDMAAHSACDFGGGKAENLALAKYRQVIWGGRVINSQFTDEELRSQGRCPLTPEEVGLLLAALGFDNSTRLYLASHKVYGGERRVSALRSLFPLMEDKKSLASSEERALIKGKASLLAAVDYYVGMHSDIFVSASPGNMHNAMVGHRTYNNMKTIRPNMALLGQLFLNKTLTWPEFQQSVIEGHQNRQGQIRLRKPKQSLYTYPAPDCMCQA, from the exons ATGAGTGGAAGAGGAGGTGGAGGGGTTGTTATGGCTGGTGTTTTTGTGGTTCTTTTGCCTATTTTGTTTACTTTTAGCTATGCCTCACCTACTGTTCTCTCT GATTTGAATGCTCCAAAGTTCAGGCACTCACGTCTTGCGAAGAGTGCGTTACAACGTCAAACT TCCAATGAAGAACTGTCAGAGCTTTGGACACCGTTGGCACACCAAGGATGGAAACCTTGTACCGAATCTGATGGTGCCTCCA CACTACCTGAAAAATCTGAGGGATACGTCCAAGTGTTCCTTGATGGAGGACTAAATCAACAGAGAATGGGG ATCTGTGATGCAGTTGTCGTCGCCAAAATTCTGAATGCCACACTTGTGATCCCTCAGTTGGAAGTAAATCCTGTTTGGCAAGATTCAAG CTCGTTCGAGGATATCTTTGATGTGGATCACTTCATCAACGTATTGAAAGATGACATCTCTGTAGTCAAAGAGTTGCCCGATGAATTCTCTTGGAGCACACGAGAGTACTATGGCGCAGCTATTCGACCTACAAGAATCAAGACTGCTCCAGTTCATGCTTCAGCAAATTGGTATTTAGAGAATGTGTCACCTGTACTGCAGAG TTATGGAATTGCTGCCATTGCACCATTTTCTCATCGACTGACATTCGACAACATGCCCAAGTACCTCCAACACCTACGGTGTAAAGTCAACTTTCAAGCATTGGCCTTTGTTCCTCACATCAGACATCTCGGAGATGCCATTATAAATCGCTTGAGGTATCCTAATGAAGAGAACATGGTTAGTGACAACTACCTTAGAGAGGTTACTGATCTTAAGCCCAAACAAGGAGCTGGCAAGTATGCTGTTCTTCATCTTCGCTTCGACAAG GATATGGCTGCTCATTCAGCCTGTGATTTTGGTGGCGGCAAGGCTGAAAATTTGGCTCTAGCTAAATACAGGCAAGTAATTTGGGGAGGAAGAGTCATCAACTCTCAATTTACTGATGAAGAATTAAGGAGCCAAGGACGGTGCCCATTGACGCCCGAAGAAGTTGGATTGCTTCTGGCGGCCTTAGGATTCGACAACAGCACTCGCCTATATCTTGCCTCCCATAAG GTTTACGGTGGGGAACGCCGGGTTTCGGCCTTGAGAAGTTTGTTTCCTCTGATGGAAGACAAAAAGAGCCTTGCATCTTCTGAGGAAAGAGCTCTAATCAAAGGGAAAGCTTCCTTATTGGCTGCAGTTGACTATTATGTTGGTATGCACAGTGATATTTTCGTTTCCGCCTCCCCCGGAAATATGCACAATGCAATG GTTGGACACAGAACATACAACAATATGAAGACAATAAGGCCAAACATGGCACTATTAGGCCAGCTTTTCTTGAACAAGACACTAACTTGGCCTGAGTTTCAACAATCAGTAATTGAAGGCCACCAAAACAGACAAGGCCAAATTCGACTCCGCAAACCCAAGCAATCACTCTATACATATCCTGCTCCTGATTGCATGTGCCAAGCTTGA